The nucleotide window tattaaacgcaaaaagaatatttcaattcgaaccagtagttcttgagattagcgcgttcaaacaaacaaacaaactcttcagcttcataatattagtaggcaCAACCCTAATACCAGagagactttttttttagtttttgggATTTGATTTGAGTTGAGGTTATATTTGTCTTGAcctgataaatttattataaaattgtttatcagTGATTAACTggagaataataaataatatttatataaaatggcATCTGTGTCTACAGCACCAGCACCGGGCATGCATCAGCTCGACTTGTCCAAGCTCAACCTTAACCAGTTGGCTCAGCTGAAGCAGCGACTAGATGAAGTAAGTGATTGAATCGTATGAAGATACAACCAtatatttgagaaaaaataccattcttttattcatttcccAAACCATGAAACGTGTAACGTCTACTCAACATATTTTTCTCAACTTGCAGGAAATGAGCGTTTTTCATGATTCACTTCAAACGTTGAAAATGGCTCAAGGTAAATTCATTGAATCTGGTGAGAGCGTGGAAAAAATTACTGCTGAGACAAAGGgaaaaacaattttagttCCATTGACGGGATCCATGTATGTTCCTGGAACCATAGCTGATACTGACAATGTCCTCATAGATATTGGAACTGGATATTATGCACAAAAAGTAAGTTTCCatcatttgattttataacTACCATACATATAACTACAGTATGTTGGTGCCGTGAAGTTCCCGGCACCcggcaatacaaaaaagaataggaccactctatctctttcccatggatgttgtaataggcgactaagggataggcttacaaacttgggattcttttttaggcaatgggctaacaacctgtcactatttgaatctcaattctatcattaagccaaatagctgaatgtggccattcagtcttttcaagactgttggctctgtcttccccacaagggaaatagacgtgaccatgtgtatgtatgttttgtagTAGTAGTTGTGtatgttgcgga belongs to Amyelois transitella isolate CPQ chromosome 10, ilAmyTran1.1, whole genome shotgun sequence and includes:
- the LOC106137642 gene encoding probable prefoldin subunit 5, which gives rise to MASVSTAPAPGMHQLDLSKLNLNQLAQLKQRLDEEMSVFHDSLQTLKMAQGKFIESGESVEKITAETKGKTILVPLTGSMYVPGTIADTDNVLIDIGTGYYAQKDIEGGKDYFKRKVQFVTEQMQKIQAMGIEKSKVRDAICMVMEMKLEAQAQAQKPSTS